The genomic stretch GTGCGTCCGAACTCTGAGCATTTCGGACAACACAGACGAGAAGTCGTCTCTTCACCACACCCCTGACACGACACCATTGTTTCCGCCCTTCCAGATGAGAATGGTGACAGAACGTCGAGTAATGTGTCACCACCCTAAGTACTGGCGCAGTCGCCCAACCGGGTGAGGCAGCCCTGGTACCGCTTGCGCCGCCCTGGTACCGCTTGCGCCGCCCTGGTACCGCTTGCGCCGCCCTGGTAGCGCTTGCGCCGCCCTGGTACTGCTTGCGCCGACGAGGACTACGGAACTACAGGATGGAAGAGCAGCAAGCTGTAGAATAGCACGGTTAAGAATATCACGTTTGTAGAGCAGCGCGCAGGGGTTGGTCGGGAAAATAAATGGAGCACCTGGGTGGTGTTTCAGGACTGGGCACAAACGCGAGTTTTACCGGGAGCTAGCGGAAAAGACAATGAAAAGCGAACGACGCACGTTCCACTAGCGACGCCACAAATGAGTTCGCCATGAGTCCCGCCGACAAACACTGCAGGGGAAAACGTGGGAAGAGGTAGCAGAGACGAGCTCCGGAGAGGACAGCCGTGCGCCAGTGACAACACCAACCGCGCCGTTCTTATCTTCCGCCACTCGCCATCAAGAACTGGACGCCCCGTATCACGGGTGTTGCGAGGCATTCATTGGACCTGTTGCGTGATAAAGCACAGGAGAAACGAAGAATGAAGGATGCTCGGGTATCGCCGGCGGCTTTCGAAGACTGAAGGCATCAGACATAGCATCCGTCAATGGAGTGTCTCGAGAGCAACCTCCGGACGACGCGGTGATACCACCCCGAAACAAACTAAAAACAATTCCCGAAAAGACGGACGAAGCACGCGGGAAAAAGTCATGGGCGAGGGGCGGTGAGTTAGTTATTCTCCGTGATGTCAGTGGACCAGAGTGGTGCGGGAAAAGAATACTGGTGACTTAGCAATGAAAGTCTTGGCAGCAGTCGCATGCCTGTATCTGGCGGGTCTCCCGCCCCCGACCCTAAGCGACCTTGCTAAGGTGTCTCTCTCCAAAAAAAAGTACGGCCTACTATGTCATTTCTTCACAAGCTGCTTTTGTCAAGCCTCTCAACAGACTGTGGTTATCTTCCTGCGTTGTCTAATAGGCCTGCCACCAGGCTGCATATGGCGCATGCTTCGAAGTGAGTCCGCGACTCACTCACGCAGGTGTCTTGCCTCCACCGTGCCGAACGTCCGTGTATTGCCTGCTGATCGGGTACTGGGCAACAACTTTGGGAATTCCCCATCGTATTCGGGTACTACTTTGAAATAGATGCAAGCGTTGTTCACAAACCGATGTAACCTGAACATGCTCTGTCTCAAAACGGGTTCTGTGttggcggggggaggggccgGGGTCGCGGAGTGTTACTCCTCGTGGCATCCAGCTAACTGGACTTTTTCTATTCGTGGCAAGAATCAAGACAAGTAACGAAGTTTGGTGCGTGCAGCGTTGGGTTTTTTGCGGTGTTAAACTGTGATACTCTGGCAAAAGCGCAGCTGTGACTCAAATTCCCCTGCGGATCGCAGCAAAGGCCGTGACAGTATATCTGACACCGGAACACATAGAGACATGTGCTCTTAAAATCGGTATTTATGTACCTGTCAGTTCATCGACAACAGCTCATAATTCGCACGGTCACTAAAAAATGAGGTGTACCGCCATTGTTCCTGCTCGTGAAGCACAGGCGCTCAGAATTTAAAAGACtcgcctctcggcgcgcgcgcgccctaTCCCACTCTTGCTGCAAATAAGCGTTCCTGGACTTTCGTTGCTCCACAATCCTCCCTCCTTGTAACCGCGGACCCGGGACCCCTCCTCCTGTAGCTTCCGAGTTGGATCCCTGGGGTCGTCCGCTTAAATATGTATAGCTATCCCAAAGCTTCCCTCAAGGGACTTCTTTGCGAGTCAAAAGTGTTACATCCAGCTGCATATCGTGcccccgcaggcgctggtCAAACCGACTAAATGATGCGGGCTTTTCTACTTCCTTGCCTTGTAGAGATTCCCACTTGGTCGCGTTGCTTGTCAGGTTTGCCAGCAGCGACGATCTGTAAACATGAACGCGAAAGTGACATCCAAAACGCTTACGAAAAGCACGAAATGAGGTGTGGCCAACAACATAAAATGCACTTTTAGGTCAACAAACGGTCGACCGCATTCAGAAACGCTCCCCCTCTAGTGTGAGAATACTTCTTGATGATGGCGTATCGAAGCAGATTTAGGAAACGCGCACTTCTAGATAGTTGACCGTATGCCTTACATGAACGCGTTGCTTTCATCGGCAGGCTGGAGTTCCACAATAAGGGGCAGGACAACGTAGGTAAGGAAGCCAACTTGGGACTTTGGAAGCTGGCTTGCTTGGTCGCGGTCACACAAAGGAGATGTCGGTAATCCGAGTCGcttttcttcgtcgccctggAGATAAAATTCAACGGTTACCCTCATCGACCACTCGTAGTGTTCCTCCCAGTTCACAAGTCCGTGGCCGATGTCTGCTGCTCTCATGCAAGCCTCAGACATCAAGCTGAGGAGCCAGAAGAGAAACAAGGCGAGGAAACTCGGAAGTCACGTTCACAGCAGGTGAGGAACGTTTATCGCGGTCAAAATGGCAGGTATTCGGCGTATGCAGAGCCACATCTGATATCACGGTCCCGAAAAAAGGGCTGTTTTTTGCTTCTGCCCCAGCAGGCTGCAGATGCGAGGGATTTATAGCCAGCGCGTGGGGCATTGAGAGCAACTGACTTACCACTGGTCTTCGATGTTCTGTAATACGTTGAACTCCGGTGAtttcctcctcgttctcACTCGTGTGACAAAGTCAAAGTGACTTTTCATATCAGTTGCGAGAATCAAGTCGATCATCAGGGCCCGGACACTTCTGTAAAACTGGATAAGATACATCGTGGAACTCATACTCTCGCATCGCTGTCATTGCGGAGAAGTCAGCACCACAAAGGCGCAACGGTTAGTCTACGTGAGGCACGCTGAAGTCGAACTGCTGGTCAGTTGGCAAGCACACTGAAACTTCAAATGACGTACAGCGATATGCACGCCACACCCCCTTTCCGCTATCCTACGGAAACCGGTCTGGTACGACGCTGCCATCAGGGGGGCGAGGCTAACGACACCCATAGTGCTGCTTCGTTGCCGGTCGTGCACAAACAATATTAGTTGACTAGGAGCGCTGTGTTCGTGTGTCGATGTGTCAGAACAGCCGCTGGACAGCAGTGAAGTGACCGCCTGAGAGATCAAGATACGAGTGAACGTGGCATGCCCAGCGTCCAAGACTTGATCGAAAGCGCCTGAGAAGAAGGCTGCGCTGGTCGCACGGGATTTGGGTGCGCGCGCTGGCTGGATGCTGTTAACGGTTAAACAAAATATCGGCTTGCAACTCTCGAGCATCGAAGCCCCGGGGAGCCACTGCAACAAACGGGTGCGAGGGCTATGTTGTGTCTCTGCTAACTCCTTCATCTTCTATAGCGAAGACGGCGTGAAGACTACTTCTTAGCTGTTGGAACACAACTCGTCCGCCAGGACTGCAACAAAAGCATGGCCGCGCTTGAGATATATTCAACCCCCTGGTGCCTTTTGGCCAGCTCTCACCTCAGGTGCTGTGTTCTCTACTATGTTGCTGTCCTCGCTGGAGAGAATTCGGAAAGTGAGGGCCGCGTGGAAATTCTCCAGTATAGACGAATCGTTGTAGATTATGCTCTGAACACACAAAGgaccggcagcggcgacgagccggAACGTGAGCAAAGTGTAGAAGCCGCGTGTGGTTGCGAAACCAGTGTATTAATCGTGGCGCATCACGCTCTTGTCAGGCTCAGTGCAATTATCCAGTCGGTATATGAGGCTAAAACAGCCCCGCAGCACGCCGATCGAGGAAGCAGTCTATCCCGGGTATCGGCAGCATATCGACGGCAACTTCAGGTTATATCCTGCTGCTGTCACATTTCACGAGAATTTTGATTCGTGTTACCTCCGGGTGGATGGTGACAATCCAGCCTACCGCAAGGTGAGAAGTACTCGTGAGGAAGGCATTGTTGCGACCTGGATGGCCAACGTCATGGCAAAGTGAAGCCAAGCGCGTCGCGGTTAGTGCCAAGATTTGGGATCTGGGAACACAGGgaaacgaagagacagacactTTACACACGATGGCACGGACTGTTTCCGCTTTCGGTTCAGATACGACATATCGAGGATCACGTGGAAACTGTCATGATATCTCGTTCTAACAGCGTCACGTGCCATGGCGGACGAAGGCCGGTTCCACCTGCCGGAAGAGCGCTGTCAGTCCTCCAGCAATAGAATGCCACATGTTTATTCGGAGAGAAGCTTCCACGCGTTACCTGCCCAGATGGAACCTCATGGCGCGCTACAGTATTCTGACTCGCGCGCAAATCTCGCTTCACCTTCCCCGTGGCTACAAGCGAATGTTGCCAGCTACTACATGAGAGGACAGAACGGACTGAGAAATGACTCAGAATCGTGAAAGCTGTCCGGCAAGATGGAAACACAGCGTGCTCACTCAGAAAATACTTGTAGTGCATTTATCATGCGCGCCATCATGAAAGCCACCTGAGCAGAAAACCGCAGTGCTTTGTAGCCCCGATCAGCACCTGGCCATGGGCCTACGGAGGAGAACCCCCCGCTGCGGTGAGGAAAGCAAATGTCTGATGCTAGCTGTATACTCTCTTGTTGTTCAACAAGAGTCGGTTCGGTAGGCTAGTTCATGGTCAGATATACTATCCCGAGTTCAGTAGGTCAGGCATTACAGCCTCTCGCATTATTCCTGACTGTGAATCGAGATGCGGGTGCGCACCTCTGGTCCGCCGGGTGATCAGCATGATCAACTGCTTCATTCCATTTGCAAAGTTCCAGAAACGCTAGTTGCCCTCAGAAAATCCGTCACGTACTCAACCGCTTCTAGACTGGGATGGCGCGCAACGGCCTTTCTCCTCCTCAAGGCCTACCATGGCTCCGTGGATCTGATTGTGATAGGGTGTATCCTGGTAGTGCTGGTCAGTCCTCCATAGGAAGTTTCGCAGCACAAGATCTTCGCAGCTCCACTCATCGACTAGAGGCTTGAGTAGCGCGTATCCGACTTCTATGAGAGCTCGTCGCTCCGTCTGGAGGTCCAACTGTGGAACCACAGATATGAGCGAGCGCCACAATTCTCGCTGCTCGGGCCCACTCAGAATCCCCTCGCGCGACGTTATCGATTTAGGAGGGGTGATGGAAAGGAAGAtgaggcgctggcgaaaGTCACGCTGGTGCGTGCGAATGGCGGCGTGGTGATGAGAGACCCCGCAATTACCTACCTCAAGCATAGAAATGAGAGTCCCCGACcgcagagctgcagagaTTCTACCAGTCTGGGAACAACATCAGCAGGATGCAAATGAGCAAATGGAGCGAGCCAGACCCACGCCAATGCAGGGACATCCTTGGTGGATGGCTCTGCTCATGTTTCATCCCACATGCGATGGACAACGATGCAAAAGCATGATACGCCTGAAGCCACTTCACTTTCTAAAACTTATCTCAGCTGGGGACCGGAAAACCCGCTTAATTTTATCAGCAACGTCCATACTTGGCCATGCATCTTTCTGTAAGACTCCTCGGCTCACATTGGTGGTGTTATGTCGAGCGTCTGTATCCCTCGTTACGTGTTGGGCAGATCAAATTGCAATGTAAAACATAAAGGTAccacgaaggcggagaacgaAGGCTTACCGCAGAAAGGAGACAAAGCAAAAGCTATCCAGACACAGGGGGCGATAGAGAGGGTGTAGGCCACGCAGTGAGCAACAATACCAGTAGAGCGGGCACTTTCAGCGGCTGCATCCCTTACTTGAGACGGAAGCGGTATAGCCTTGGACAAGAGAGACGAAAAGTGGCCtgcggggcgggggaggaAATATATCACAGTCTACGATGGAGAGAGACCGGTTGTTTGCGTGGGAATGGTACTCGGTCTCTATCTCCTTTGCCCAGTGTGTTTCTGGCCCTGTTCAGTTGAATGCTCATACGAGTTCACCCATCGGTGCACTTCTGCTTATGCGTAAGTTTTGCTTCTGTTTGGCGTATAATAAATCCATACCAGCACTTGATTTTCAGCTTGCGAATGGCTTCGACTCGTAACCCTTATTGTCCCACCCACTGGAACCTAGCCTGTCGTTCAAGGGTCTGTCTTCCTCCCTACCGGTCGCTAACGAACTCATTGTCATTCTTTGGCTCCAGCGCGTCCGTGTCATCGATCGCAAGAGCTGGGGACCCGCCCGCATGTGGAGCGAAattccgcgcgctgctgcactcGGTGGTTCAATCTGGTATCCCTGAATATAGCTCTGCAAGAGCAAAGCATTACATCGCCACATGCAAGCAGAAGTTGAGTCCGGGCAGTGCTACAAAGAATTCGTTCATGGAGGCGATTTTTAGCATGAGCCTGGAAAAGGGAGGCTCCCAACACTCGGCTAGAGTGTTTGTCTAGCTGACGCCCGCGTGCGAAGATGTATGAAGGCCTAAGCTTGTACGAGATAGGTCAAAAGCTCGGATTGGTTCTGCGCCCTTCGGGTGATTCGGGATCAAGCACAGAGAACATGCGCGAATACACTGATGACCCGAGAAAGCGAAACTGCACAAAAACCAGCTCACAATGGCACCAATAATTGTCCAAGCTTGTTCGACCTGGTGTTCTTTGCCTGCCGCAACCAAATGCGTGTAAAATCTGCGAGAAGCATGTCGCCGATGAAGGAAAGCCAGGTCCGTGCAAAAGGCTTCAGCCAGGCGTGAGAgtgacgcagaagagagtgGCGGCCCGACGACGCCCAGTAAACAAACCGAGTTGTCGACCGGTACCGCTGCACTACCTGCTCTCGAAGTTTTTCATCCACGTGAGAAGCGTAAATGTTCGGGCAACGGGTCAGGAGTTCGAGGCTGTCTGAGATGAGATCGGTGGCGTAAGTGATCTGCGCCTTCACTTCAATGTCGGTGACATTCTGTTTGCATTGCTCCAAGACAGTGACGGCCTGGGAACAGGACCCGATAACCGGAAATCCGGAAGCAATCTGCGGACGATTGAAGAAAGTGACCGAGCAGGAAAAACCGGCCCCAAGGTGCGGAGAGCTCCTTCTCATAGCTTCTACAGCATGCTTCGGTACGCTTGCTGTCTTCCGTTTGTGTTGGTCAACTCCCTCGTGCAGCAAAGAACTAGACTGCCTGGCCCCCTCATCGAAGCAAGATATCCGTGCTGCATTCTCCTCGGTTGCATATCCTGACCTCTCTACAATTTGATCCGACTCGGTCCAGCGCAGACACAATGGAGTTCTTCCTTGCATCTCCAGAGATCTGTCTGTTGGCTTCCGCTGTCCTTTGGACCAGCTGAAGAGCAAAACACGACCTTGCGCAGAAATGGGGGAGCGACGAAGAAACGCGTTGTCGCAAATGTACGTGACTGTTTCCTTACTTTCACGAAGAGAAACGGAAGCACAGAAGCGAATATGTGTGCCTGCACTCACACTTAGCTGCCTCTTCCCCTGGCTCCGACCACTCATGTTCGCGCCGGTATCTAAGATGATAGGGACCCAGACTCCCTTGCCACGCGTTAATCTCTAGTCGCATGGCGCTAAGCCTTGGGCTTCGCGCTGCGGGGACGGCATGCTCAGTCCGGCGACTACACTGGCACACTGCAGAAATACACCGGGAGTCCATAGTGTAACACATGCGGAGCAGAGAATATGGAAACAAAACCGGATCAGTTGGAGACGTGGTACGGCTGACGCTGGCTAGAAATATGGCGCTTTCACCTCTAGAAGGTGACTGCACCGCGACTGACTGTCATGGTACCAGGATACACACATGGTGCAGCGGACCCTTGATATGCCTAATCTGCAGTGAGCTCACCAACCACGTCGAGAATGCTTCTCTTCGTTTCACCTCCGTGCATACATTCGCGGCCAGAGAAACGAGCAAAAATACGGCTGTCGCGACGACCCTGATCAGACTGCAGCGAAACAACGCGCACGCCGCAACAACCAGCTGATGAGACGTTGGCGAACAGACAGAAAAGCAAAACGCCGGGCATCACGAGAGTCCCCGGGAAGCTTTGTAGATGGCCCAATTAACGACCGTTCTTCACTTGCCGGATGAGAGGGTGGCCCCTGCTAGGCTATAGAGGCGTTTCCTGTTTGTGCAGTTTACACAGGAGAGGGTTTGAGCGGTTGAAAAGGAACTCGCACACTACGCATCGTGCTCTACCTTCAGAGGGAATACAGCGGACTCGGATGCGGGCACCAGCTATCCGAATGACCCCCCTGCAGACGAGTGGCTCATACAAAAGAGAAGTCTCCGAGTTGATGCAAAACTACCAGTTTGAACCTGCACTTTGATGCTTACAAAGGCCAGACGAGGATAGACAGTCGACCAAGCCCAATCGATGACGGTACAGCTtgcaagaggaggagagcaaGCTGGTGCCAGAACGTAATTCCAATGCGCCCAGGAATCACGTGACTCAAGAAGACGACCATGAGGAAAAAATACGAACTAAGAACAGCTTCGACAATATTCACGCTGAGCAGGACGTACACAAGGTGAGTGTCTCGCTTGTCATCTGGCGCCGGTGCGGATggaggaggccgagggcCTGCTTTAAAGACAGGATGCTCCCTCGGCAGAACCTCCCCTGGTTCTAGCTGGTCAAAAAACAGAATTGTTGTGATAGATATAGCAAACGAAATTACAGCAAGATTAAGGCCGGAAAGCAACCAATAGATGGCCTGTTCCGCACACTGACGCACCCACTGTCGAAAGCAACTGGATGCAACCCAGAAGAGGGCACACAACGCAATAGACAGTGCCAAGCAAACATGTAAGGTTATCAGAGCCTTACGGCCCTGCAGATACCAGCCACTACTCACGCCAGCAAGAAGAAACGAATAATTGCAAAGAGAAACAAAGAGGAAAACCACGGAGGATAAAGTCAGACGCTCTGCACACAAGCGATTCACGTTGTAGTCAAATTCTTCTTCAAAATGAGGATCAACAAACATCAAATTGTGAGGAAGCAAGGCCTTGCTCATCATCCACCGAGTGCGGCATGCTGGTTGGCTTCTGCGACGAGAAGGCTCACTTCCCCACAGGCTCCAACGACTCAGCGTTCTGCTTCGCATAGGCCGCCACAGTAGAGACCTCCAGTCCGTCGGACTCCATTCTCCAGATGCTACAAAAAACACATGGCAACAGGCCACGCGGTCAGAAGTGTGTAGCGAAGCCAGAGTCTGAGAACAAGTGAATAGGGCTAGCCATGCGAGGAAAGAAAGGATGAAGAAAGACAGGCACTGAAAAGGTTCAGAAAACAACTCGCGTGAGGGAGAAGGCACATCTGCTCCGGTAAATGTGATTCCACCGTGGCATCTCTTTCTGTATGACGAGCTGGGCTGGCGCACGCAGGGAACTAAGGCCACTGGTTCTGGTGCCTCGGAATCTGACCGCTTGGATGAGAGTaactctgcagcagcagaagaaaCCCTCAAGGGGGTCGAGTGACCCACCCCGTATCCGCTCCATCGAGTGGAACGGGGCGAAGCATCCTTGGGTCA from Besnoitia besnoiti strain Bb-Ger1 chromosome X, whole genome shotgun sequence encodes the following:
- a CDS encoding 3'5'-cyclic nucleotide phosphodiesterase domain-containing protein (encoded by transcript BESB_017360), which encodes MERIRGGSLDPLEGFFCCCRVTLIQALEPGEVLPREHPVFKAGPRPPPSAPAPDDKRDTHLVYVLLSVNIVEAVLSSYFFLMVVFLSHVIPGRIGITFWHQLALLLLQAVPSSIGLGRLSILVWPFLIRVVATAVFLLVSLAANVCTEVKRREAFSTWLAVTVLEQCKQNVTDIEVKAQITYATDLISDSLELLTRCPNIYASHVDEKLREQTGRISAALRSGTLISMLELDLQTERRALIEVGYALLKPLVDEWSCEDLVLRNFLWRTDQHYQDTPYHNQIHGAMVAFMMARMINALQVFSESQILALTATRLASLCHDVGHPGRNNAFLTSTSHLASIIYNDSSILENFHAALTFRILSSEDSNIVENTAPEFYRSVRALMIDLILATDMKSHFDFVTRVRTRRKSPEFNVLQNIEDQCLMSEACMRAADIGHGLVNWEEHYEWSMRVTVEFYLQGDEEKRLGLPTSPLCDRDQASQLPKSQVGFLTYVVLPLIVELQPADESNAFISSLLANLTSNATKWESLQGKEVEKPASFSRFDQRLRGHDMQLDVTLLTRKEVP